In one Pseudothermotoga sp. genomic region, the following are encoded:
- a CDS encoding rubrerythrin, giving the protein MVNLTELLSIALKIEAEGYVFYSNMAEKQIDKNTKQLFLNLAQQERVHQEIFKGLINNVSHRESSIDSWVSEEVAGYLKSYASMSVFPTMERMKQVSFKEALNLAVEVEKDSIIFYSELLPYVGNEKETVKKIISEEKRHLMDLLALQSQ; this is encoded by the coding sequence ATGGTGAATTTGACAGAGCTTCTTTCCATCGCTTTGAAAATCGAAGCGGAAGGGTATGTCTTTTATTCAAACATGGCAGAAAAACAGATTGACAAGAATACGAAACAACTGTTTCTGAATCTGGCGCAACAAGAGAGGGTACACCAAGAAATCTTCAAAGGATTGATCAACAACGTTTCTCACCGTGAATCGTCGATTGACAGTTGGGTTTCCGAAGAAGTGGCTGGATATCTCAAAAGTTATGCGAGTATGTCGGTGTTTCCAACGATGGAGCGCATGAAGCAAGTGAGTTTCAAAGAAGCGTTGAATCTAGCTGTAGAGGTTGAGAAGGACAGTATCATTTTTTATTCGGAACTCTTGCCATACGTTGGAAACGAGAAGGAAACTGTGAAAAAGATCATTTCGGAAGAGAAGCGCCATCTGATGGACTTACTCGCTCTGCAGTCTCAATGA
- a CDS encoding SoxR reducing system RseC family protein, which yields MARETMVVRKIFNDRIVLERDRTSMCGRCPANVFCTGETQKMRLIVERTDLELNEGDIVLVETPAVSATKMAFIVYTIPTILFIVTTALTVRRFEELTAFFLGLLSVAAYFFVLKVYDKRFRKKFKPRVLGIIETAERVSPSDGASLPK from the coding sequence TTGGCGCGTGAAACGATGGTGGTGAGGAAGATATTCAACGACAGAATCGTTTTGGAAAGGGATAGAACCTCCATGTGCGGTAGATGTCCAGCGAACGTGTTTTGCACTGGTGAAACACAAAAGATGCGCTTGATAGTTGAAAGAACTGACCTGGAATTGAACGAGGGTGACATCGTATTGGTTGAGACACCTGCGGTGAGTGCAACGAAAATGGCTTTCATCGTCTACACGATCCCGACGATCTTGTTCATCGTCACAACAGCTCTGACTGTGAGGAGATTCGAAGAATTAACCGCATTTTTCCTGGGACTTCTGAGCGTCGCTGCGTACTTTTTTGTTCTCAAAGTTTACGATAAGCGCTTCAGAAAGAAATTTAAACCGAGAGTGCTTGGAATCATTGAGACTGCAGAGCGAGTAAGTCCATCAGATGGCGCTTCTCTTCCGAAATGA
- a CDS encoding 4Fe-4S binding protein, whose amino-acid sequence MKKQYDIHINYDWCKRCGICYAFCPTGALSKGELLRPIVSDRNKCIGCLMCENLCPDFAVAVKQLETVQGSVQNG is encoded by the coding sequence ATGAAGAAGCAGTACGATATACACATCAACTACGATTGGTGCAAGCGCTGTGGAATATGCTATGCGTTTTGTCCGACGGGGGCTCTTTCGAAAGGTGAGCTCCTCAGGCCGATTGTGAGTGATCGGAACAAATGCATCGGTTGTTTGATGTGTGAAAATTTGTGTCCAGATTTTGCCGTTGCAGTCAAACAACTCGAGACAGTTCAAGGGAGTGTCCAAAATGGGTGA
- a CDS encoding 2-oxoacid:acceptor oxidoreductase subunit alpha has product MGERVLMQGNEACALGAIRAGCRFYAGYPITPSSEIAEVMARELPKVGGVFIQMEDEIASAAAIIGASLAGVKSMTATSGPGFSLMQESIGYAIMTETPCVFVNVMRGGPSTGLPTQPAQGDIMQARWGTHGDHEIIALYPWSVGETYKLIITAFNYAEKYRTPVIFLMDEVLGHMRETFELPDDKEIVIIPRLRETELEEEEIYTPFAEKDFAEPTPLPLVEMGKARFHVSGLVHDEAGFPQSSFEVSDKLVRRLSNKIKIHADEIAMYEEYMTDDAEILVVAYGSVARSAIRAVKIARQSKIKVGMFRPISIWPVPATRLKELLSKAEAVLFAEMNLGQYAKEVLSLTKKNLRVRLVTKVGGELITPEEVLNGINELHLELKEL; this is encoded by the coding sequence ATGGGTGAACGCGTTCTGATGCAAGGAAACGAAGCTTGTGCTCTGGGTGCCATCAGGGCAGGTTGCCGTTTCTACGCAGGTTATCCCATAACACCTTCTTCTGAAATTGCGGAAGTGATGGCTCGTGAGTTACCGAAAGTTGGCGGTGTTTTCATACAAATGGAAGATGAAATTGCCAGCGCTGCTGCCATCATTGGTGCGTCGCTCGCTGGTGTGAAATCGATGACTGCAACCAGTGGTCCTGGTTTCAGTTTGATGCAAGAATCCATTGGCTACGCGATCATGACGGAAACACCGTGTGTTTTCGTCAACGTCATGAGGGGAGGACCATCCACAGGCCTTCCAACCCAGCCAGCTCAAGGGGACATCATGCAAGCACGTTGGGGTACACACGGTGATCACGAAATCATAGCCTTATACCCCTGGAGCGTCGGTGAAACGTACAAATTGATCATCACAGCATTCAACTATGCCGAAAAATATAGAACTCCCGTGATATTTCTCATGGACGAAGTCCTCGGGCACATGAGGGAAACTTTCGAGCTCCCTGATGACAAAGAAATAGTAATAATACCGAGATTGCGCGAGACAGAACTCGAAGAAGAAGAAATATACACACCATTTGCAGAAAAGGACTTCGCCGAGCCGACTCCTCTACCTCTGGTTGAGATGGGAAAAGCACGCTTCCACGTCTCAGGTTTAGTGCACGATGAGGCTGGCTTTCCTCAGTCGAGTTTTGAAGTGAGTGACAAGCTCGTCAGGAGGTTATCAAACAAAATCAAAATCCACGCAGACGAGATTGCTATGTACGAAGAATACATGACTGACGATGCTGAAATCTTGGTTGTTGCTTATGGGTCCGTGGCCAGAAGTGCGATCAGGGCAGTGAAGATAGCCAGACAGAGCAAGATAAAAGTCGGGATGTTTAGGCCGATAAGCATCTGGCCCGTGCCAGCAACGAGACTTAAAGAATTGTTGAGTAAAGCTGAAGCCGTACTTTTTGCAGAGATGAACCTCGGTCAATATGCCAAAGAAGTGCTCAGTTTAACCAAGAAAAACCTGAGGGTCAGACTCGTGACGAAAGTTGGAGGCGAATTGATAACACCCGAGGAAGTGTTGAACGGTATCAATGAACTCCATCTAGAACTGAAGGAGTTATGA
- a CDS encoding sodium ion-translocating decarboxylase subunit beta — MLQGILQMLQQTAFSHFTVGNLLMFGIATVLLYVAVKKDAEPLLLVPISFGIVLANIPPQLTGILDEGGLIWYLKQGMSLGIFPPLIFLGIGALTDFSFMLSYPLTMFLGGAAQIGIFTAFMMARVLGFTPKQSATIGIIGGADGPTTIYVASRFSPELLSAVAIAAYSYIALIPILQPPVSKLLTTKKERMIRMGPPRKVSKAERIVFPIIVTVVSAALVPQSLPLVGMLMLGNLLREVGNVKRLVEAASRFILDTVTVILMLCVGASARADMFLKPETLKVFGLGAFAFVCSLAGGILFAKFMNLFLKHKINPLIGASGVSAVPTSARVAQRLASEVDPTNFILMHAMSPNVAGVVGSAVAAGVFLTLLK, encoded by the coding sequence ATGCTGCAGGGAATTCTTCAGATGTTGCAGCAAACAGCTTTTTCACATTTCACAGTTGGAAACCTTTTGATGTTTGGAATAGCCACAGTTTTACTCTACGTAGCAGTGAAGAAAGATGCAGAGCCGCTGTTACTGGTACCGATATCTTTTGGGATCGTGCTGGCAAATATTCCTCCTCAGTTGACTGGCATCCTCGATGAGGGAGGACTGATCTGGTATCTGAAGCAAGGTATGAGCCTAGGCATATTCCCACCTTTGATATTTTTGGGAATAGGTGCCCTGACAGATTTCTCCTTCATGCTCTCTTATCCACTGACGATGTTTCTCGGTGGTGCTGCGCAGATAGGGATATTCACCGCTTTCATGATGGCGAGAGTCCTAGGTTTTACACCGAAGCAGTCAGCGACGATAGGCATCATAGGTGGAGCGGATGGTCCAACGACGATATACGTGGCGAGCCGTTTTTCACCCGAATTGCTTTCAGCGGTAGCCATAGCCGCATACTCTTACATTGCGTTGATACCAATTCTGCAACCACCTGTTTCAAAGCTCCTCACCACGAAGAAGGAGCGCATGATCAGAATGGGGCCACCGAGGAAGGTTTCAAAAGCAGAGAGGATAGTCTTTCCAATAATAGTCACCGTTGTCTCTGCAGCTCTAGTACCTCAATCACTACCTTTGGTAGGTATGTTGATGTTGGGTAATCTTCTCAGAGAAGTTGGAAACGTGAAGCGACTCGTTGAGGCTGCAAGCAGATTCATACTCGATACGGTGACGGTCATACTCATGCTGTGTGTTGGAGCTTCTGCGAGAGCTGACATGTTTCTCAAACCAGAAACTTTGAAGGTCTTCGGATTGGGTGCTTTCGCGTTCGTTTGTTCGCTTGCCGGTGGGATACTTTTCGCGAAGTTCATGAATCTTTTCTTGAAACATAAGATCAACCCATTGATAGGTGCCTCAGGTGTTTCCGCCGTACCGACATCTGCGAGGGTCGCTCAGAGACTCGCGAGTGAAGTGGATCCAACGAACTTCATACTGATGCACGCCATGAGTCCAAACGTCGCCGGTGTGGTTGGTTCGGCAGTTGCGGCGGGAGTCTTTCTGACTTTGCTCAAATGA